The following coding sequences are from one Armatimonadota bacterium window:
- a CDS encoding redox-sensing transcriptional repressor Rex codes for MPASAPEPTIGRLALYLRSLRAALREGVQTMSSADIEKRTGISSGQVRKDLSYFGEFGKPGMGYSVAPLVARLSQIMRLDRQQEVLIVGAGNLGSALAGYAGLAQSSFRVAAIYDNNFNKIGRKAWDLEILDIHHMPEINRGMGVRIGIIATPAAAAAEVAAMMARSGVKVILNFAPVRFPAPAGTVVRNVDLTQELEILCYYLPAEPEEAAG; via the coding sequence ATGCCTGCCTCCGCTCCCGAGCCGACCATCGGGCGCCTGGCGCTCTACCTGCGCAGCCTGCGCGCGGCCTTGCGCGAGGGCGTGCAAACCATGTCCTCGGCCGACATCGAGAAACGCACCGGCATCAGCTCCGGCCAGGTGCGCAAGGACTTGTCCTACTTCGGCGAGTTCGGCAAGCCCGGCATGGGGTATTCGGTGGCCCCGCTGGTGGCGCGCCTGAGCCAGATCATGCGGCTCGACCGCCAGCAGGAGGTGCTGATCGTCGGCGCCGGCAACCTCGGCAGCGCGCTCGCCGGCTACGCGGGGCTGGCGCAGTCCAGCTTTCGCGTCGCCGCCATCTACGACAACAACTTCAACAAGATCGGGCGCAAGGCGTGGGACCTGGAGATCCTGGACATCCACCACATGCCCGAGATCAATCGCGGCATGGGGGTGCGCATCGGCATCATCGCCACCCCCGCCGCGGCGGCCGCGGAGGTCGCCGCGATGATGGCGCGCAGCGGCGTCAAGGTCATCCTCAATTTCGCCCCCGTGCGCTTCCCGGCGCCGGCGGGCACGGTGGTGCGCAACGTGGACTTGACCCAGGAGCTGGAGATACTGTGCTACTACCTGCCAGCGGAGCCCGAGGAGGCGGCGGGCTGA
- a CDS encoding FAD/NAD(P)-binding protein, with amino-acid sequence MTMTEAQTRPTNPYLPLLARIEEVRVETPDTATFKVVFCEARPEQGRRDDCREGFAYRPGQFAEVSVFGVGEAPFSITSTPTRPGFLEFSIKRMGRVTAALHEMIGGEAIGVRGPYGNNFPVDDWRGQRLLFIGGGIGLAPLRSAINYCLDNRGDYGDIDIIYGARSPADLVFKTELEQWTNREDMRLHLTVDRGDDTWQGRVGFVPALLAELGPSPQGVVTVTCGPPIMIRLVLQGLAQLGFRDEQIVTTMEMRMKCGIGKCGRCNIGRSYVCVDGPVYNYAQLKQLGSEL; translated from the coding sequence ATGACAATGACGGAAGCACAAACCAGACCGACCAACCCATACCTGCCGCTCCTGGCGCGCATCGAGGAGGTGCGGGTCGAGACGCCGGACACCGCGACCTTCAAGGTCGTGTTCTGCGAGGCTCGCCCTGAGCAGGGCCGAAGGGACGACTGCCGCGAGGGCTTCGCCTACCGCCCGGGGCAGTTCGCGGAGGTCTCGGTCTTCGGCGTTGGCGAGGCCCCGTTCTCGATCACCTCGACCCCGACCCGACCCGGCTTCCTGGAGTTCAGCATCAAGCGCATGGGGCGCGTGACGGCCGCCCTGCACGAGATGATCGGCGGCGAAGCGATCGGCGTCCGCGGGCCCTACGGCAACAACTTCCCGGTGGACGATTGGCGGGGCCAGCGGCTGCTGTTCATCGGCGGCGGCATCGGCCTCGCCCCCCTGCGCTCGGCCATCAACTACTGCCTCGATAATCGCGGCGACTACGGCGACATAGACATCATCTACGGCGCGCGCAGCCCCGCCGACCTGGTGTTCAAGACCGAATTGGAGCAGTGGACCAACCGCGAAGACATGCGGTTGCACCTCACCGTGGATCGCGGCGACGACACCTGGCAGGGCCGCGTGGGCTTCGTGCCGGCGCTGCTGGCGGAGCTCGGGCCGTCGCCCCAGGGCGTGGTCACCGTCACCTGCGGGCCGCCGATCATGATCCGGCTGGTGCTGCAGGGGCTGGCGCAGCTCGGGTTCCGCGACGAGCAGATCGTGACCACGATGGAGATGCGCATGAAGTGCGGCATCGGCAAATGCGGCCGCTGTAATATCGGCCGCTCCTACGTGTGCGTGGACGGCCCGGTGTATAACTACGCGCAGCTCAAGCAGTTGGGCAGCGAACTGTAG